In Dioscorea cayenensis subsp. rotundata cultivar TDr96_F1 chromosome 11, TDr96_F1_v2_PseudoChromosome.rev07_lg8_w22 25.fasta, whole genome shotgun sequence, a single genomic region encodes these proteins:
- the LOC120271620 gene encoding uncharacterized protein LOC120271620, with product MDKSWMCKSRLSQEYLDGVEGFLNFAFNNASEDNMIVCPCIKCANVKWNAREVVLEHLICDGILQGYNCWFFHGECVPSSSSNSAGAFTTSSSSTYLNQAVHSTPNAMGELLRDAFNMHAVVHEDVQGNTSEFTNLHDEGETHDGVSYEQPPIDAAKFYKLLEDMNEKLYDGSKHSRLYFCIRLFHLKCMCGMTGKGLDYLIEFLKEFFPAATIPTNSHESKKVIKDLGLGYEKIHACPNDCMLFCDDRETQQACHVCGSSRWLTTDSNQSFNDDIEVVRKRPAKVLRYFPLIPRLQRIFMSSKTSNDMTWHADGRTNDGRLRHPADAEAWKAFDARFPDFASDPRNVRLGLSSDGFNPFKVLSTSYSTWPVVLIPYNSPPWVGMKQSSFLLSMIIPGDKGPGNDIDIYLQPLIKELKQLWVGVQTYDASVRKNFHLRAALLWTINDFPAYANLSGWSTKGKFACPCCAAQTCSRWLSNGQKFCFMGHRRWLEHHHPYRFQKHLFDGTVELRGAPSSTSGSEILSMLNDAQYSYGKGMKSTLKKSRSDGDSRKRHRQASNVEVDSAMEEVAEESHEAELWKKRSIFFDLPYWEYNLLRHNLDVMHIEKNVSENIIATLLNVEGKSKDNLKSRKDLVDMGIRCELHPEYLPNGRTRLPPASYSMTKKEKDVFCQVLKNIKVPDGYSSNISRCVNQKERKLQSLKSHDHHILLHDLLPIALRSSLTNRVTCAISAFCNIFKILCGKVLTVEELDKLHRDAIISLCDLEKIFPPSFFTIMVHLVIHLPLQAKLGGPVHYRWMYPIEREYKNILRQKMRNRRSNARDIDLQFTKNFHEWLAETVSRGRIVNDEIRILAQGPNKIIKRYKGFIINGFRFHTKSRERLRRTQNSGCIVTSSTMSYASASDGNPLEGKLDYYGVLNDIIELDYFNKYKIVLFRCDWADISTSRGIKKDKFGFTMVNFSRLIHTGENILDEPFVFSSQVKQVFYCKDPSEAGWHVVIQNQPREVFDMGDEVIENSSRTECFPTNNERISTTNDDGQWVREDVDEDVYAY from the exons ATGGACAAGAGTTGGATGTGTAAGTCAAGATTAAGTCAAGAATATTTAGATGGAGTCGAGGGATTTCTCaattttgcttttaataatGCAAGTGAAGACAACATGATTGTTTGTCCTTGCATAAAATGTGCGAATGTTAAATGGAATGCGCGTGAAGTAGTTCTGGAGCATTTAATATGTGATGGAATTCTTCAAGGGTACAATTGTTGGTTCTTCCATGGAGAGTGtgttccttcttcttcctctaatTCAGCAGGTGCATTCACAACTTCTTCAAGCTCTACATATCTTAATCAAGCTGTTCATAGTACGCCAAATGCCATGGGGGAGTTGTTACGTGATGCTTTCAACATGCATGCCGTTGTTCACGAGGATGTTCAGGGTAATACATCTGAATTCACTAATTTGCATGATGAAGGCGAAACCCACGATGGGGTAAGCTATGAACAACCTCCTATAGACGCAGCTAAATTTTACAAGCTACTTGAAGATATGAATGAAAAACTTTATGATGGATCCAAGCATTCTAGGTTGTATTTCTGTATTCGGTTGTTCCATCTAAAATGTATGTGTGGGATGACTGGGAAAGGGCTTGACTACttgattgaatttttgaaagaattctTTCCCGCAGCTACAATTCCTACAAATAGTCATGAGTCTAAGAAAGTCATTAAAGATTTAGGGCTAgggtatgaaaaaattcatgctTGCCCTAATGATTGCATGCTCTTTTGTGATGATCGAGAAACCCAACAAGCTTGTCATGTGTGCGGTAGTTCTCGTTGGTTGACCACTGATTCCAATCAATCTTTCAATGATGACATTGAGGTGGTTCGTAAAAGGCCAGCAAAGGTTTTGCGATATTTTCCCCTGATTCCAAGGTTGCAGAGGATATTTATGTCGTCAAAGACTTCTAATGATATGACTTGGCATGCCGATGGCCGTACAAATGATGGTCGTTTGAGGCACCCAGCTGATGCTGAGGCATGGAAAGCTTTTGATGCAAGATTCCCAGATTTTGCATCTGATCCGCGCAATGTTAGGCTCGGATTATCATCTGATGGCTTTAACCCTTTCAAGGTACTCAGTACTTCTTACAGTACTTGGCCGGTCGTGTTGATTCCTTACAATTCACCACCATGGGTTGGGATGAAACAATCTTCCTTTCTATTATCCATGATTATACCTGGAGATAAAGGTCCTGGAAATGACATCGATATCTACTTACAACCTCTCATCAAAGAGTTAAAGCAATTATGGGTTGGTGTTCAGACGTATGATGCGTCAGTAAGAAAGAATTTCCATTTACGGGCTGCTTTATTGTGGACTATCAATGATTTCCCTGCTTATGCAAATTTATCTGGTTGGAGCACTAAAGGAAAATTCGCTTGCCCTTGTTGCGCCGCACAAACTTGTTCAAGATGGCTATCTAATGGGCAGAAGTTCTGTTTCATGGGACATCGGCGGTGGTTAGAACATCATCATCCATATAGGTTCCAAAAACATCTATTTGATGGTACTGTAGAGCTGCGTGGAGCTCCTTCATCTACTTCTGGATCTGAAATCTTATCAATGTTGAATGATGCACAATACAGTTATGGAAAAGGAATGAAGTCAACATTGAAAAAATCAAGGAGTGATGGTGACTCGAGGAAAAGACATAGGCAAGCTTCCAATGTTGAAGTAGATAGCGCCATGGAGGAGGTAGCGGAGGAATCACATGAAGCCGAATTGTGGAAGAAGAGAAGCATATTTTTTGACTTACCTTATTGGGAGTATAACCTGCTTAGACATAACCTTGATGTGATGCACATTGAAAAGAATGTCTCCGAAAATATTATTGCAACACTCCTCAATGTTGAAGGGAAGTCAAAGGATAACTTAAAGTCCAGGAAAGATTTGGTAGATATGGGAATTCGTTGTGAGCTTCATCCGGAGTATCTTCCTAATGGAAGAACAAGATTGCCACCTGCTTCATATTCCATgacaaaaaaagagaaggatgtGTTTTGCCAAgttttgaaaaacattaaagtTCCAGATGGTTATTCTTCAAATATATCAAGATGTGTGAATCAGAAAGAGCGGAAACTTCAATCTCTAAAATcacatgatcatcatatattgCTTCATGATTTGCTTCCAATCGCTCTGCGGTCATCATTAACAAATCGAGTGACTTGTGCCATTTCAGCATTTTGTAATATATTCAAAATCCTTTGTGGTAAGGTTCTTACAGTTGAAGAACTTGACAAACTTCACCGTGACGCAATTATATCTTTATGTGACTTGGAGAAGATTTTTCCACCTTCATTCTTCACTATAATGGTGCATTTGGTTATTCATCTTCCATTGCAAGCCAAACTTGGTGGACCTGTTCATTATCGATGGATGTACCCTATAGAACG TGAGTATAAGAATATTTTGAGACAGAAAATGCGCAACCGTCGTTCAAATGCTCGTGACATTGATTTGCAATTTACTAAGAATTTTCATGAATGGTTGGCAGAAACT GTTTCTCGTGGAAGAATTGTGAATGACGAAATAAGAATTCTAGCACAAGGcccaaacaaaattattaagcGATACAAGGGTTTCATCATCAATGGCTTTCGCTTTCATACCAAATCTCGCGAGAGATTGAGGAGAACTCAAAATTCTGGATGTATTgttacttcttcaacaatgagTTATGCTAGTGCCAGTGATGGTAATCCTCTGGAAGGAAAGCTTGATTATTATGGGGTCTTGAATGATATTATTGAGTTAGATTATTTTAACAAGTACAAGATTGTATTATTCCGATGTGATTGGGCTGACATAAGCACTAGTAGAGGGATCAAGAAAGACAAATTTGGATTTACAATGGTTAATTTTTCAAGATTAATCCATACTGGTGAAAATATACTTGATGAGCCTTTTGTGTTTTCATCACAAGTGAAACAAGTTTTTTATTGTAAAGATCCCTCTGAAGCTGGCTGGCATGTTGTCATTCAAAATCAACCTAGGGAGGTGTTTGACATGGGTGATGAAGTCATAGAAAATAGTTCTCGAACTGAATGCTTTCCTACTAACAATGAGAGGATTTCTACTACCAATGATGATGGACAATGGGTTCGTGAAGATGTCGACGAGGATGTTTATGCATATTGA